The following coding sequences lie in one Takifugu rubripes chromosome 8, fTakRub1.2, whole genome shotgun sequence genomic window:
- the spag17 gene encoding sperm-associated antigen 17 isoform X4: MPPKQKKAPAKKSKAVEPAGSSKNTDSGLANVLFEEDSWRACVSLVVGSGPAEEALSRCLISAVQQPIRRHFALLTWDGVLDKLCEFGNVKGKKVETLPPFYEHSAVAESAKALLDAAQDVPCELLAKVVKCLLLQLKRQDQQNRQSQQVKCQDSKAEEDDVDTETSEKKTKLKRRGHVAVATVMDRPEDGPQLYVLLCGFYRPLLIAALDAVGVHVSTVIRLCSEDSERQERCQGDGQPAETEAEAELARKLDLFWSELVPVLNSGSAKSRLPDVVQLSYTVQIHSPEAELETGIRIFGGVANLLYDCLEWRRQHQHYLNNIRLIEVPDWPRLPPQQAEVHTPCVGLQVEPGQNRTSGDGASPAAGREDGLKKAAPATPRSKKKADSEEAAPQLKAEELVPPAEVDMRRYRNLLDQVPPESCSVGLILHCMLEQVLTSSQSSPEPSERPAASWLDDAVTVFMLRRFLPQSSSPEERSSMLRRLLPPGPSAADRKRLREMFEAGPAQKNGEQPLIIRHHDDSARRFRGVDAAEEFSPERVEQAMARLHPLCRSTQFRGQRGEGAPCWRSIRQHLRHHCADDAASWPEVQRFLHRSVFESMPLTTPDPDGVLQRRPALLGPAAPVLPWDDPPSFADLQLKNKRAQGQTCAAEDPDNTEVAPGRGPELELADIQSCRLRCLSAWCFTEQHEAAVLSQVLQAAWDQFCCLDTFTGRLNNIVYVFCHDPTGPQRHSKEFWEVGLHTDVRFRNYLEHVADTISDWTREEEEKREAAKVQHLCPAEDLQTQEKEEPIIREGSLKAWKLEQEQLQQDEEKSKKPKNGPKGKQQQEAGKQADSKKSNLSAGHKRGTANVEKGPEAAPPVGQSAELHPGEEPVSSFIGLSTGGMLIRVSGGVQHLRPADGGVVTVENIRYVEASQLLKVVVRKDGHRFCTHIDRDGAARVQLENPEQQSSECLIRREVKLGSFTALLHSGVQMSYSFYGPTGQSPGDVPGTPPRTSAADLGPLSSETHGDIRPSESQRSQHPFSGLNLSVPNGLLVQFRREVAQGVSPQHQGVAVKQCFPLHGAGTAAPLPDLFLSEETFRIITSTGDVIRALRDGSTQVLFADGSVRSSSDSAPACDPDPEVVKGSKEPDQKAEELSSAATPTQRGSWITTTPRGERTHTGGSTHKRLADLLVIEATDPGTDEVMLTREDQVVMVQKPDGSQAVEHADGTRITTWYQDRPADAPAASVKQTEKTTPTSGGELTPSPTPSPTPGPTPGPTQDSVPSEDFKKSEEDVSQPGDGGTTQSNREKVVSVEKEGCATVLMIPERGVAQVVLADGSVVTGTSQGTFEVSPSNGGQLKIHGDGTCAYTSSGPAGGATVYRMSHTHRVACDITDPQGNHFQVTENGDSSVCLGSREQEAVQEQQSQQEHLPRLFLVHVDGSGLELLSSPTVEEEFHQARSDPAVALLKEPLPDSGARFTSLSEVPDNTRMTSVSFSGGFGITVLRPARRSLWSQWTVGKRLPEIAPPNLRNRSWADFPRTENKTPGPGFGTTFGKEASGAPRRPIRSCPDVLEMRELCEHRPLGSVDRDALDARLMEYIEALMSRTQRLEEMEVKEPGAALETLGTTEASWPSAAAGPAFARTPSEVAALYDQGLAAAQRHGGARDASSRAAAGRTSGWPERLRRHRQELSQHQTLRAALRDKSFVPYFHPENLPLYQNLVQPTPSAEPSPVRRSETSGVFLPQQSSPRPSIPAPPQSDSGTAGSDRKCERSLSDAATQTSGLVNGAGGFLSAPACPSVGASSPHYKSVYVDVTGKPRSTRVRLPASVLSSAGHFEPNQKFLTVEEPVKRRCRPVSLSRAQGALRSFQLFPSTVDFGTLAEGSSASVTVRMKNVGVDLCRFQVKQPPLKTGLRVLYTPGPVPAGLHVDLQLQLLATAADASGASQTRIHHDLLIQTELEILYLPVTATICLQAPSDQEALPFRT, from the exons ATGCCGCCAAAGCAAAAAAAGGCTCCAGCCAAAAAGTCCAAAGCTGTCGAGCCCGCGGGGAGCAGCAAGAACACGGATTCTGGCCTCGCCAATGTCCTGTTCGAGGAG GACTCGTGGCGGGCCTGCGTCTCCCTGGTGGTTGGCAGCGGTCCGGCCGAGGAGGCGCTGAGCCGCTGTCTGATCTCGGCCGTGCAGCAGCCGATCCGGCGACACTTCGCCCTGCTGACCTGGGACGGCGTGCTGGACAAG CTGTGCGAGTTTGGGAACGTCAAAGGGAAAAAAGTGGAGACTCTTCCGCCGTTCTACGAG CACTCAGCGGTGGCGGAATCAGCCAAAGCGCTGCTGGATGCGGCGCAGGACGTCCCCTGTGAGCTGCTGGCCAAGGTGGTGAAgtgtctgctgctccagctcaaACGCCAGGACCAGCAGAACCGCCAGAGCCAGCAGGTGAAG TGTCAGGACAGTAAAGCTGAGGAGGACGATGTGGACACGGAGACGAGTGAGAAGAAGACCAAGCTGAAGCGTCGGGGCCACGTCGCCGTGGCGACCGTCATGG ATCGACCTGAAGACGGGCCTCAGCTCTACGTCCTGCTCTGTGGGTTCTACCGGCCCCTCCTCATCGCAGCACTGGACGCTGTGGGAGTCCACGTCTCCACCGTCATCCGACTGTGTTCCGAGGACTCAGAACGGCAAGAGCGTTGCCAGGGCGACGGCCAGCCTGCAG AGacggaggcggaggcggagctGGCCAGGAAGCTGGATCTCTTCTGGTCTGAGCTGGTGCCTGTTCTGAACAGCGGCTCAGCAAAGTCCAGACTCCCGGACGTGGTCCAGCTCAGCTACACCGTCCAGATTCACAGCCCGGAGGCCGAG CTGGAGACGGGAATCCGCATCTTTGGGGGCGTGGCCAACCTCCTGTACGACTGCCTGGAGTGGCGCCGGCAACATCAGCACTACCTGAACAACATCCGGCTCATCGAGGTTCCGGACTGGCCCAGGCTGCCCCCGCAGCAGGCAGAGGTACACACGCCTTGTGTTGGTCTCCAGGTGGAACCGGGCCAGAACCGCACCAGCGGTGATGGTGCTTCCCCGGCTGCAGGGAGGGAAGACGGGCTGAAAAAG GCGGCGCCAGCGACGCCCCGCTCCAAGAAGAAGGCGGACAGTGAGGAAGCGGCGCCACAGCTCA AGGCCGAGGAGCTGGTTCCCCCCGCTGAGGTGGACATGCGTCGCTATAGAAACCTGCTGGACCAGGTCCCTCCCGAGTCCTGCTCCGTGGGGCTGATCCTGCACTGCATGCTGgaacag gtgctcACCTCCTCCCAATCGTCTCCTGAACCGTCCGAGCGTCCAGCTGCGTCCTGGTTGGACGACGCCGTGACCGTCTTCATGCTGCGGCGTTTTCTCCcgcagagcagcagccctgaggagcggagcagcatgCTGAGGCGCCTGCTGCCCCCAGGACCCagcgctgcagacaggaag AGGCTCAGAGAGATGTTTGAGGCTGGACCGGCCCAGAAGAACGGCGAGCAGCCTCTGATCATCAGGCACCACGACGACTCGGCTCGCCGCTTCAGGGGCGTCGAC GCAGCGGAGGAGTTCAGTCCGGAGCGGGTCGAGCAGGCCATGGCCAGGCTGCACCCGCTGTGCCGCTCCACCCAGTTCCGCGGTCAGCGGGGGgagggcgccccctgctggaggagcaTCAGGCAGCATTTACGGCATCACTGCGCTGACG ATGCTGCGTCATGGCCAGAGGTGCAGCGCTTCCTTCATCGGAGCGTGTTCGAAAGCATGCCGCTGACCACTCCGGACCCCGACGGCGTGCTGCAGAGGCGTCCTGCCCTGCTGGGACCAGCAGCCCCAGTGCTGCCCTGGGACGACCCGCCGTCCTTCGCCGACCTGCAGCTGAAGAACAAACGGGCTCAAG GTCAGACGTGCGCTGCTGAGGACCCCGACAACACGGAG GTGGCGCCTGGGAGGGGTCCTGAGCTGGAGCTGGCTGACATCCAGAGCTGCAGGCTCAGGTGTTTGTCCGCCTGGTGCTTCACGGAGCAGCACGAGGCTGCTGTCCTCTCACAG GTGCTGCAGGCGGCCTGGGACCAGTTCTGCTGTTTGGACACGTTCACAGGACGCCTCAACAACATCGTCTATGTCTTCTGTCACGACCCAACGGGTCCGCAGCGCCACAGCAAGGAATTCTGGGAAGTGGGCCTTCACACAGATGTTAGATTCAG GAATTACCTGGAACATGTGGCAGACACCATTTCTGACTGGacaagggaggaagaggagaaaagagaggctGCAAAGGTCCAACACCTCTGTCCTGCTGAAG ACCTGCAGActcaggagaaggaggagccgaTCATCCGAGAAGGTTCTCTCAAA GCCTGGAAGTTGGAGCAGGAACAActgcagcaggatgaggagaagagcaaGAAGCCGAAAAACGGCCCCAAaggcaaacagcagcaggaggcgggGAAGCAGGCAGACAGCAAAAAAAGCAATTTATCAGCAGGTCACAAGAGAGGAACTGCAAATGTTGAGAAGGGTCCCGaggcagcgccccctgtggggCAAAGTGCAGAACTGCACCCAGGAGAGGAGCCCGTCAGC AGTTTCATCGGCTTGAGCACCGGCGGAATGTTGATCCGCGTGTCCGGTGGCGTGCAGCACCTGCGTCCTGCAGACGGAGGAGTCGTCACCGTGGAGAACATCAGATATGTTGAAG CTTCCCAGCTGCTGAAAGTGGTCGTGAGGAAGGACGGCCATCGCTTCTGCACGCACATCGACCGAGACGGCGCCGCCCGAGTCCAACTGGAAAACCCAGAACAACAAAGCAGCG AGTGTCTGATCAGAAGAGAAGTGAAGCTGGGTTCTTTCACAGCACTGTTGCACAGCGGCGTCCAAATGTCCTACAGCTTCTACGGGCCGACGGGACAATCGCCAG GTGATGTTCCTGGAACGCCTCCTCGGACCAGCGCAGCAGATCTGGGTCCACTTTCCTCTGAGACACACGGAGACATCAGACCTTCAGAATCACAG AGATCCCAACATCCgttcagtggcctcaacctctCTGTTCCCAACGGTCTGCTAGTGCAGTTCCGGCGGGAGGTCGCACAAG GAGTGTCCCCGCAGCACCAGGGGGTGGCGGTGAAACAGTGCTTTCCTCTGCATggagcaggaacagcagctccGCTCCCGGACTTGTTCCTCTCCGAAGAAACGTTCCGCATCATCACCAGCACCGGAGATGTGATCCGGGCCCTGAGGGACGGGTCCACTCAG GTTCTGTTTGCAGACGGTTCGGTCAGGTCCAGCTCAGATTCTGCTCCAGCGTGTGACCCTGATCCTGAGGTGGTGAAAGGGAGTAAAGAACCGGATCAGAAGGCAGaag aactgAGCTCGGCCGCGACGCCGACCCAGAGAGGCAGTTGGATAACTACGACTCCTCGAGGAGAACGGACCCACACGGGGGGGAGCACGCACAAACGGCTGGCGGACCTCCTCGTCATCGAGGCGACGGACCCGGGGACCGATGAG GTGATGCTGACCCGTGAAGATCAGGTGGTTATGGTTCAGAAGCCAGACGGATCTCAAGCTGTAGAACATGCAGACGGAACCAGAATCACCACCTGGTACCAGGACAGACCAGCAGATGCCCCAGCAGCCTCAG TGAAGCAGACTGAGAAGACGACGCCCACGTCAGGGGGCGAGCTGACCCCCAGCCCGACCCCCAGCCCGACCCCCGGCCCGACCCCCGGCCCGACCCAGGACTCCGTTCCAAGCGAGGACTTTAAGAAGAGCGAGGAAGACGTGTCCCAGCCCGGGGACGGTGGGACGACTCAGAGCAACCGAGAGAAGGTTGTGTCCGTGGAGAAGGAGGGTTGTGCCACCGTGCTCATGATCCCAGAACGAGGCGTAGCTCAGGTCGTCTTAGCCGATGGAAGCGTCGTCACGGGGACCAGTCAGGGAACCTTTGAG GTGTCTCCGTCAAACGGCGGGCAACTGAAGATCCATGGCGATGGGACGTGCGCGTACACGAGCTCcggtccagcaggtggcgctacaGTCTACAGGATGAGCCACACGCACAGAGTAgcctgtgacatcacagaccCCCAGGGAAACCACTTCCAG GTGACGGAGAACGGAGACTCCTCTGTCTGTTTAGGGTCACGGGAGCAGGAGGCGGTCCAGGAACAGCAGTCCCAGCAGGAACATCTTCCCAG ATTGTTCCTGGTCCACGTGGACGGCTCAGGTCTGGAACTGCTGAGCTCTCCGACTGTGGAGGAAGAGTTCCATCAGGCCCGCTCCGATCCTGCCGTGGCCCTGCTGAAGGAGCCGCTGCCGGACTCAGGTGCTCGCTTCACGAGCCTCTCTGAAGTCCCGGACAACACCCGGATGACGTCTGTGTCTTTTTCAGGCGGCTTTGGTATCACCGTCCTGCGGCCCGCTCGCCGGAGTCTGTGGTCGCAGTGGACGGTGGGAAAAAGGCTCCCTGAGATCGCCCCGCCCAACCTCAGGAACCGCAGCTGGGCGGACTTCCCCCGCACAGAG AACAAGACTCCAGGTCCTGGCTTTGGGACCACCTTTGGAAAAGAGGCGTCTGGAGCGCCGCGCCGACCTATCAGGAGCTGCCCTGACGTTCTGGAGATGAGGGAGCTGTGTGAGCACCGGCCGCTCGGCAGCGTGGACCGGGACGCCCTGGACGCGCGTCTGATG GAATACATCGAGGCTCTGATGAGCAGGACGCAGCGGttagaggagatggaggtgaaggagcCTGGCGCCGCGCTGGAGACGCTTGGCACCACGGAAGCGTCCTGGCCTTCAGCAGCCGCCGGCCCTGCGTTCGCCAGGACGCCGTCAG aggtggCGGCCTTGTACGACCAGGGGCTCGCCGCCGCGCAGCGGCACGGGGGCGCACGGGACGCATCCTCCAG GGCCGCTGCTGGGAGGACGTCCGGATGGCCCGAACGTCTCAGGCGCCACAG GCAGGAACTCTCTCAGCACCAAACCCTCAGAGCTGCTCTCAGGGACAAGAGCTTTGTTCCGTACTTCCACCCAGAGAACCTCCCTCTGTACCAG aaCTTAGTGCAGCCGACCCCGTCCGCGGAGCCGTCTCCCGTCCGGAGGTCCGAGACGTCTGGCGTCTTCCTGCCTCAGCAGAGCT CCCCCCGACCCTCCATCCCAGCTCCGCCTCAGTCCGACAG CGGCACGGCAggaagtgacaggaagtgtgagcGGTCGCTGTCAGACGCCGCCACGCAGACCTCGGGTCTGGTGAACGGAGCAGGAGGGTTTCTCTCCGCACCTGCGTGTCCCTCAG TTGGTGCTTCGTCTCCTCACTATAAATCCGTCTACGTGGACGTGACCGGGAAGCCCAGGAGCACCAGAGTCCGGCTGCCGGCGAGCGTCCTGAGCTCCGCAGGTCACTTTGAGCCCAACCAGAAG TTCCTGACGGTGGAAGAACCGGTGAAGAGAAGGTGTCGGCCCGTTTCTCTGAGCAGGGCTCAGGGGGCACTCAGAAGCTTCCAGCTGTTTCCCTCCACGGTGGACTTTGGCACGCTGGCAGAGGGAAGCTCCGCCTCCGTGACGGTGAGGATGAAGAATGTGGGCGTGGACCTGTGCAG GTTCCAAGTGAAGCAGCCTCCTCTGAAGACGGGCCTGCGAGTGCTGTACACGCCCGGGCCG GTGCCTGCAGGGCTGCACGTggatctgcagctccagctgctggcgACGGCTGCGGACGCCTCAGGAGCATCTCAGACCCGCATCCACCACGATCTCCTCATCCAGACTGAGCTGGAGATCCTCTACCTGCCCGTCACTGCTA CCATTTGTCTCCAGGCTCCATCGGACCAGGAAGCTCTACCTTTCAGAACCTGA